A window of Maioricimonas rarisocia genomic DNA:
GAAGAGCAGGCTCAGGTGATGTTCGAGGGTGCTGTTCATCGCTCTGTCCTTTCCGCGGGACAGTCTACAGGTGGGTCAGTTGCTGGAGGGAACTATTCGGCTTCGACCTGCTCGGGATGGAAGCTCCGCAGGATCCAGATGAAGATACCGATGATGAAGAACGCGCTGGGAGGCGTGAGCATGATCAGGTTCGGCTCGTACCAGCCGCCGTTGGGAACGGAAGGCATGATTGTGATACCGAACAGCGAACCTGCTCCGAACAGCTCGCGGAAGAACCCGACCACGATCAGGATCAGGCTGTAGCCGAGCCCGTTGCCGATGCCGTCGAGAAAACTGGCCATCGGCGGGTTCTTCATTGCGAAGCCCTCGGCACGTCCCATCACGATGCAGTTGGTGATGATCAGTCCGACGAACACCGAAAGTTCGTCGGCGATCGAGGGGAGGAACGCCCGCAGGAACTGGTCCACGACGATCACCAGCGAGGCGATGATCGTCATCTGGACGATGATGCGGATGCTCGACGGAATAAAGTTCCGAATGGCTGAAACGGCCGCATTCGAGGCGGCGACCACGAACACCACGGAAATCGCCATGGTGATCGACTTGTCCAGCCGCGTTGTCACCGCCAGGGCCGAACAGATTCCCAGCACCTGCAGGGCAATGGGGTTGTTCTTGAAAAGCGGGTCGAACAGGACTTCGCGTGTTTTTGGTGCCGCCATGATGTCGGACTCCGGGTCATCGTTCGCCGGGCGTCAGAGCTCTGGACGCCGGCGTCGGTCCGCTATGTGTTGGACGTATCTATCTGGATCAGGCTCGGTGAGTCAGCGGGCGGCGACCTGAAGTTCGCCGCTGCGGAGGCGTTCGAGAAACGGTCCGAACGCATCGTCGCCGAGCCAGTAGTTCACAAGGTTTTCCACGCCGACCGAGGTGATCGTCGCGCCGGAGAGACCGTCGATCTGGTTCTCTCCGTCGGCACTTCCCTTCACCACGTCAATCTGCGGCTGGCCTTCCTCGTCGATCGCGACTTTCCCGTTCCACTGGGCTTTCCAGCGCGGGTTGTCGACTTCGCCGCCCAGTCCGGGAGTCTCGGCGTGCTGGTAGAACGTGATGCCCCGCACGGTGCGGCCGTCGGCGGCCACCGAGACGAAGCCGTACAGCGTCGACCACAGGCCTTTCCCGTAGACCGGCAGGACGATCTGGTCGATCTGCCCGTCTTTCTTCACCAGGTAGGCGGTCGCGACGCGCTCACGCGTCTTGATGCCGGCGATGTCCTGGTCGGGAGCGATCGTGACGTTCTGCGTCGGATCCTTGGCCGCCTTGAGGGGATTGTACGTGGTCGGATCGAGCGACTCGTTGAGCGTGCCCGGCTCGGGCGCGTCTTCGGTCGACGCCGGCAGGTTGATCAGGACCGTCTCGATCTGCTCGAACAGCTCGGGGACGTCCTCGTTGGAATGCTCTTCGGGGTTCCACAGGCCGGCGGCCGCGAGAACGTTCCGCTTCTTCTTGAGTTCTTCGTTCTTCACCTGCAGGGGGCGCAGCCCGACCGTCACGCCGGACACGATGAGCGAGCACACCACGCACAGGACCGTTGCAACGGTCAGCGTCCCGCTGAGGCTGTTGGGTCGAAAGCTCATGGTTGCTCCACTCACGCTGCTGTACGAACGAGGCGACGACGGATGTTGGCCTGGATGACCGTGTAGTCAATCAGCGGCGCGAACACGTTGCCGAACAGGATGGCCAGCATGATTCCTTCCGCGTAGCCGGGATTGATCACCCGGATCAGAGTCGTCATCACGCCGATCAGGATGCCGTAGATCCATTTCCCGGTCTCGGTCATCGCGGCCGACACCGGGTCGGTCGCCATGAAGACCAGTCCGAAGGCGAGGCCGCCGACGACGAGATGCCAGTGAGGCGGCATGAGGAACATGGCATTGTCGGTCTGCCCGCTGAACATCCAGAACAGGGTCGACGAGCCGAGCGCTCCGATGAGGACCGCCAGCATGATCCGCCAGGACCCGATGCCGGTGGCAATCAGGATCGCCGCTCCGATGAGGCAAGCGAGAGTCGAGGTCTCCCCCATCGAGCCGGGGATGAATCCCAGGAACGCCTGCATCCAGGTGATTTCGAGTCCGCTGGTGATGGCCGCCATGCCGGTCTGGACATCCGCATTGGCCAGGGCACCCAGCGATGTCGGAGCGGTGTATCCGTCGACGGCGACCCACACGAGGGGGCCGGAGATATAGGTGGGGTAGGCAAAGTACAGGAAGGCTCGGGCCGTCAGTGCCGGGTTGAGGAAGTTCTTGCCGGTCCCGCCGAACACTTCCTTGCCGATCACGACTCCGAAGATGATGCCCAGTGCGACCATCCACAGGGGCATCGACGGGGGAAGCGTGAGCGGGTACAGCATGCCGGTCACCAGAAAGCCTTCGTTGACTTCGTGGCGACGGATGGTGGCGAAGATGACCTCACAGGTTCCGCCGGCAATCTGCGTGACGATGTAGGCCGGAATGAAGTACAGGGCCCCGTGCACGAAGTTGGCCAGGAGGCTGCTCGGATCGTAGCCGACGCCGAGTGCCGCGATGATGCTGCCACGCCAGTTGTCGATGCCGTCGCTGCCGAGATCCTGCAGAGCCAGGTTGGCCTGCAGCCCGGTGTTGTACATCGCCATCAGGATGCACGGCAGCAGCGCGACGACGACGGTGCTCATCAGCCGCTTGAGGTCGATGGCGTCGCGGACGTGCGTGGGGCCGCTCGTGACGTCCCGGGGCGTGTAAAGGAACGTGTCGAGCGCTTCGTAGAGGGGGTAGAAGAATTCGAGCTTTCCCCCCTGCTCGAAGTTGGGCTCAATCCGGTCGAGGAATTTGCGTACGGGCTTCATGGTATTCCAGTCACCCCCCGAGGCGTCGTGTGGAACGGAGGCGGCGTTTCAGTTAGAGCGGACGGTTCGCGTCAGCCTTCGAGCTCAATCTGCACCAGGCTCTCACGCAGCATCGGTCCGAACTCGTGCTTGCCCGGATCGACGAACGTGCACAGCGCCAGGTCTTCTTCATCCAGCTCGAGCGCTCCGAGAGCTTGTGCCTGATCGGTGTCACCGACAGCGAGGGCCCTCAGCAGAAAAGTGGGGAGAATATCCAGAGGCACGACATCCTCGTACATGCCGATCGGGACAATCGCCCGGCGAGATCCGTTGCGATTCGACGTCAGGTCGAACCGCCGTCCGTCCGCCGCAAACCCACTTGCGAAAACTCGTCTCAGCGAGAACTTATTGGTTCCCGGCATCTGCCAGCCCAGGAACTCGCGGTCCGCAGCGTCGCGGATCACCGAGATCTGGTTGTGGTAGCGGCCAAGATAATCGAAAGGACCATCGGCCTGGCGACCGCTGAGGACCGAACCGGAGATGACCCGATTGGTGCCTTCCTTCAGCTCGCCAGCCGTCAGTTCCGCGATGTGCGCTCCCAGTCGGGTTCGCAGCAGCCGCGGCTTGGTCACCTGCGGACCAGCCAGCGAAACGACGCGTTCGGTCAGCAGTCGTCCGGTCAGGAACAGGTGCCCGACGGCAATCACATCCTGGTAGTTGATGTGCCAGACCGACT
This region includes:
- a CDS encoding NADH:ubiquinone reductase (Na(+)-transporting) subunit D, giving the protein MAAPKTREVLFDPLFKNNPIALQVLGICSALAVTTRLDKSITMAISVVFVVAASNAAVSAIRNFIPSSIRIIVQMTIIASLVIVVDQFLRAFLPSIADELSVFVGLIITNCIVMGRAEGFAMKNPPMASFLDGIGNGLGYSLILIVVGFFRELFGAGSLFGITIMPSVPNGGWYEPNLIMLTPPSAFFIIGIFIWILRSFHPEQVEAE
- a CDS encoding Na(+)-translocating NADH-quinone reductase subunit C, which encodes MSFRPNSLSGTLTVATVLCVVCSLIVSGVTVGLRPLQVKNEELKKKRNVLAAAGLWNPEEHSNEDVPELFEQIETVLINLPASTEDAPEPGTLNESLDPTTYNPLKAAKDPTQNVTIAPDQDIAGIKTRERVATAYLVKKDGQIDQIVLPVYGKGLWSTLYGFVSVAADGRTVRGITFYQHAETPGLGGEVDNPRWKAQWNGKVAIDEEGQPQIDVVKGSADGENQIDGLSGATITSVGVENLVNYWLGDDAFGPFLERLRSGELQVAAR
- a CDS encoding NADH:ubiquinone reductase (Na(+)-transporting) subunit B; the encoded protein is MKPVRKFLDRIEPNFEQGGKLEFFYPLYEALDTFLYTPRDVTSGPTHVRDAIDLKRLMSTVVVALLPCILMAMYNTGLQANLALQDLGSDGIDNWRGSIIAALGVGYDPSSLLANFVHGALYFIPAYIVTQIAGGTCEVIFATIRRHEVNEGFLVTGMLYPLTLPPSMPLWMVALGIIFGVVIGKEVFGGTGKNFLNPALTARAFLYFAYPTYISGPLVWVAVDGYTAPTSLGALANADVQTGMAAITSGLEITWMQAFLGFIPGSMGETSTLACLIGAAILIATGIGSWRIMLAVLIGALGSSTLFWMFSGQTDNAMFLMPPHWHLVVGGLAFGLVFMATDPVSAAMTETGKWIYGILIGVMTTLIRVINPGYAEGIMLAILFGNVFAPLIDYTVIQANIRRRLVRTAA